One stretch of Carassius gibelio isolate Cgi1373 ecotype wild population from Czech Republic chromosome B1, carGib1.2-hapl.c, whole genome shotgun sequence DNA includes these proteins:
- the cb1h3orf70 gene encoding UPF0524 protein C3orf70 homolog — protein sequence MAASGGQKSEKLDEAQALARSCAGRPDFLPCDGLSICATHSHGKCFKLHWCCHLGWCHCKYVYQPMTSVCQLPSTPVPVDPSGHTHTMNLSISLAERFLRTAPKFQAPPCPESPKLCVISELFVDDYMVKRINGKMCYVQRPPPPTPNPTHQPQMPAPQPTPQRTNKHTKQAGPTIKHGQPNEKISGPKMDHCSSPSSSEDSGINALGLHYMESCDEDSCMDDDDDEEEEDDELSTDGDSSPGSLWDQDECSLLSPSKSMVEIIEKIETTV from the exons ATGGCCGCTTCGGGCGGACAGAAGAGTGAGAAGTTAGATGAAGCTCAGGCTCTAGCGAGGAGCTGCGCAGGGCGACCGGACTTTCTGCCCTGCGATGGACTATCCATCTGCGCCACACACAGCCACGGGAAGTGTTTCAAGCTGCACTGGTGCTGTCATCTGGGCTGGTGCCACT GTAAATATGTCTACCAACCCATGACCAGCGTATGCCAACTTCCCAGCACGCCGGTTCCAGTTGACCCCTCAGGTCACACCCACACCATGAACCTGTCCATCTCCCTGGCTGAGCGCTTTCTCAGGACGGCCCCCAAATTCCAGGCTCCACCCTGCCCAGAGTCGCCCAAGCTCTGCGTCATCTCTGAGCTCTTTGTGGATGATTACATGGTCAAACGTATCAATGGTAAGATGTGTTATGTGCAAAGGCCACCTCCCCCTACACCAAATCCTACACACCAACCCCAAATGCCGGCACCTCAACCTACACCCCAACGTACCAACAAGCACACAAAGCAAGCGGGCCCAACTATTAAACACGGCCAACCAAACGAGAAGATCTCAGGCCCTAAAATGGACCACTGCTCGTCTCCCTCCAGCTCAGAAGACTCTGGAATCAATGCATTGGGTCTGCACTACATGGAATCATGCGATGAGGACTCCTGCATGGATGACGACGACGACGAGGAAGAAGAGGATGATGAGTTGAGTACCGATGGGGACTCCAGTCCCGGTAGCCTCTGGGACCAGGATGAGTGCTCTTTACTGTCACCGTCCAAATCAATGGTTGAGATCATTGAGAAGATCGAGACTACAGTTTGA